CTGGTACGGATCgccttaatgcccaataattcgTACAGTTCGCGGATCGTCCgcgacataaacgccgtgccttgatcggtgagaatctctttcgggattcccacccgggagattaatgAAAACAGCGCGCTCGCCACACTTTTCGCCGAAATCGTGCGGAGAGGAACTGCTTCGGGATATTGTGTTGCGTAGTCAACGAGCACCAACGCAAAGCGATGTCCCCGTGCTGACcgttctaatggcccgatgaggtccataccaattctttcgaagggggCCTGCATTAGTGGGAGGGGGCACAACGGTGCTTTTGGGGTGGCCGGTGGGTTCACCAGCTGACATTCCCGACAAGATGCACACCACCGGCGTACAGTCTCGTGAATGCCCGGCCAAAAGAATCGGGCCATGAGGCGGTTTAATGTGGCCGTTTGACCTAAATGTCCCGCCAATAGGATTGGAATGAGCcgtctggaaaagcatttcccggcggcttttTGGTACTAACAATTGCGTTGTATCTTGCTTTGACGGGCGTCTTGGACCACCCGATACAAGCGGTTATTTATCACTGAGAAGTACGGATAGGAGAGTGGTTGCTCAGGGTGGACACGGTGGCCGTCGATGGAACGGACCTGCGCAAACGCGTTTTTGAGCGTCTCGTCCTGGGATTGTTCCAAGGGAAAGTCATCGCGCTCTGAGAAGATGGGCGGACCCATTGCGCTCGGTTCCCCTGGAACTGCCCCCGGCGGTCCCGAATCAACCTCGCCCGCCTGCGCAACCGCTACCCTTCCACTTCCGTTCTTCCCCCAAGAGGCATCCACACATAAGTGccctaataatttattaaacgctggccaattcgtccccagaattataGGATGCCGGAGGCGCGGGTTAACTGCAACCTCAACACTATGCGTTTGTCCCCTAAATTGGATATCCACGGGCACCAACGGATAGTTCACCACTTCCCCGTGTACACAcctcaccttaaccatgcggctgtTACCCAATGCCCTAGGTgaaatcaggctttgatggatggaGGTTTGGTTACACCCTGAATCCACCTAAGCCTGATaggtaccccccttgatactcacgggTATCTGGTACAGGCCTTCTTGATCGGGGGCGGCTTGTGGCGCGTCGGGGACCCGGACCAGCTTCCCCACATCCATCATAGGACACCGATCAATAAAGTGTCCCGGGTCCCCACAGCGCCAACAAGCCGGCCCAGGCCTCCCCGCCGCCCTAGTGGCTGGAAGTGGGTCCAGCCCTTGGCGTGGAGAGAGGGACGGGGATAATGATCCCGGGAACGGATCTAGGCTTCCTCCTCCCCGGGCCGCCGGCTGGGGAGTCGCCGATGTCTCGGCCGCGGCCCCCGTTCTCCACCTCGGCGCTGGCCGGGGCGGTACTCCAGCTCTGGACCTGGGAGCGGGGACAGGCTTAGAGAGAGACGGGGCGGGGttaggaggagagagagagagagaagagagagagagagaagccgcTGGcaagggctcgccgaccccaTGGCACGCCACCATCTGGTCCTCCGCCAACTGGATGGCCTGGTCCAGCGACGCCgggcggtggcactggacccactgcgCGGTCTTCCTCGGAAGCCGCGCGacgaactgctccagcaccacgcGATCGATGATCCCCTCGGCGTCGCATTCTCCGGCCATCAGCCACTTGCggcacgagtcccggagctggtgcGCGAAGATGAAGGGCCGGCCGGACTCTTCGAGCGCCAGGGTCCGGAACCGCTGACGGTGCTGTTCCGgtgtccggccgacccgctgcaGGATGGCGCGCTTGAGGTCGTCGTAGACCAGGAGGTTCTTGACTGGCAGTTGGTGGGCGGCCACCTGCGCTTCTCCCGATAGCAGGGGCAGGAGCCGCATTGGCCAGTCATCCCTGGACCAGTCCCGAGCGGAGGCGGACCTCTCGAAGAGGTCGATGGACGACCTGGAGGCATTCATCGGTCCCATCTTCGAGAGCGCGATGGTGGCGGCCGAGTCGCTGGCGGGTTTGGGACTGGCctgaacctcccggtccatccagctccggaacagctCGCGGTCCTCATGCTGGGCCTGGAGGAGCGCCTCAAATCTTTTTTGCTGCTCCTCCCTGACGGCCCGCAGATCTTGATGTGTTTCCCGGTGGAGGCCCGCGAGCGATTGCACCAGGTCCGCAAGTGGGTGGCGGGATGGCGTTTCCATGGCGGCGTGCACActtcttcctcccgggtttcggcaccagtgtagttCGGTTCTTGGGTAAAGGAAGAAGGCGGGGTCGGCGTTACTGGGACTCGTAGCTTTTATTGCTCTTTCACGTTCAAACAAAAACACGTGCTCGAGGGCACATCAACTCATtaacttcacacacacagtttcaaCACTCTGTACTGCTATCTTTCTCCAGGCAGGCTGCACTCCGAGTCCCAGTCCaaactctctctccctcgtctCTCTCTGCCGTGGCTTTTAAgccgtctctccacgccaactactgcaatcagagacaggtgttattcatttgcacttgacccacttacgccccgctcggctccgccttctctctccctctgccgaTCCCGCAAAACCACGCCTCCCCTGCCACACGCAGGTATtacaatttttaattattgtaatacTGTAATATTGTATGTGCTTTATAACAGAGCCTCAACAGGATGTGGGATTGTTTTGCACAATTTTAAACGCCCCCCAAAATGTAACCGGTTTCCATTTTAGAAATCTGGTCAACATAATGTAGAAGGTAGGTTCGGAAAAGAGCCTGCAAAATTCAAATCTGTAAGAATCCAGAAGAAACAGTTTTTTCTTCATATAACATATGTTAGTGAGTAAAGAATTTTAAAGGCCTACAAAAATGTAACATCCATATGAATGTGTTGTAATAAAAATAGATCATAAAGAGCACAATACATAGTATCCTAGTGAAagcatatatttatatgtagaaGATTTGCCCAAACCATTGATGTCAgtgtgaataaataaataaattgcccTAACAATCTGCAACCACCAATGAGCACCAGGAGATTTTGACGATTGCTTTGTTTATATTCCTGGCACAATTCCAGAGACACAGAAATCTACAAATCTACAAATTTAtctacaaataaatgcaacgtaCTGTATACATTCTGATTCTGCTTTTTAGTTTTCCACGCAGCCTTTTCATGTTGCACCTGTTTTGTCTTTCCTCTCTGCACACACTTCATCCCTAGTTGACCATTAGCTAGGGGTGCATGCATGACGAGGCTTACATGTATGCTACGGATGAACACGCAGGATCTTCAGCTCAAATTCACACACTTACCACGTGAAGCCACATGCTGATCTGCTTTTTGACTATTTACAAACCAAAAGCTTCAATATCAGTACCAATAAGACATAAGACAAGCTTTTGAATGCAAATGTAAACTAAGCCAGGATTAATTAAGTATAAAACTGTATTAAATAGTATTTCCTTATCAAAACATAACTTGGGTTGAATAATGATAATGTTTGTGCACTATGGTACAAGACATAAACTAAAAACTACTGAGTCTTTCATCTTTGATG
The nucleotide sequence above comes from Pseudorasbora parva isolate DD20220531a chromosome 16, ASM2467924v1, whole genome shotgun sequence. Encoded proteins:
- the LOC137043625 gene encoding putative SCAN domain-containing protein SCAND2P translates to METPSRHPLADLVQSLAGLHRETHQDLRAVREEQQKRFEALLQAQHEDRELFRSWMDREVQASPKPASDSAATIALSKMGPMNASRSSIDLFERSASARDWSRDDWPMRLLPLLSGEAQVAAHQLPVKNLLVYDDLKRAILQRVGRTPEQHRQRFRTLALEESGRPFIFAHQLRDSCRKWLMAGECDAEGIIDRVVLEQFVARLPRKTAQWVQCHRPASLDQAIQLAEDQMVACHGVGEPLPAASLSLSSLSLSPPNPAPSLSKPVPAPRSRAGVPPRPAPRWRTGAAAETSATPQPAARGGGSLDPFPGSLSPSLSPRQGLDPLPATRAAGRPGPACWRCGDPGHFIDRCPMMDVGKLVRVPDAPQAAPDQEGLYQIP